A stretch of Anaerobiospirillum thomasii DNA encodes these proteins:
- the pepN gene encoding aminopeptidase N, with the protein MASKKNYKAKKRLEYKAPDFTATNIELEFNLSDEYTQVKSVTRYQRLTSDRKAALRLDGQDLELVEVLLNGHPCDSMVEGDCLVIENVPDDFELTVETVIAPASNTSLMGLYKTDGVFCTQCEPEGFRRITYFLDRPDVLAKYKVTIVSPEYGCGVLLSNGNLVASGTKNGRNFCTWEDPFPKPSYLFALVAGSFDIIKDTYKTKSGRNVSLELYVDRGAYERGLWAMESIKQSMKWDESRFNLEYDLDNFKVVAVDFFNQGAMENKGLNIFNSIYVLVDPHTATDTNYFNVQSVIGHEYFHNYTGDRVTLRDWFQLSLKESLTVFRDQEFSSDVASRALTRLQSIDVIRGTQFAEDAGPMAHPVRPEKVMEMNNFYTVTIYDKGAEVIRMIHTILGEEAFIKAVNDYLTRYDGQAATIEDFIVSMEVSSKKDLAQFRLWYTQAGTPHVRASWEFDEQSSLFTLNLSQTLECGVPLKNASAMYIPIRMCFIDGKGNIQNSPELDESGILIFNQDEQSYTFTNLSADTLPVLFMDFSAPVKCFAPYTDDDYSLMLKNVADPFIKKDSATSLINNYVHGHIDKIASGGTLPDPVAIIDAIGFLLTDKSVDPLLVCELIKIPSVNELIETFKVVDLDSLIAIRDFIEKQVALSLADTFKTVYENNRLRGSYKYNIKDASKRALRNSALYMLALARKESEKVAEADALVLSHYEKANNFTDKLAAMTCAVHLELPCKGLILENFESKWQHDALVFDNFFRVQGSAPSEETVYTVRKLMRHKRFDKINPNRVRALIGSLAFNNPKALHKIDGTGYLLLSDVVQELDGINQHIAARLITPLLSFKRFDAKRQEMMREVLHKLISKDNISSSLYEKISAAIGS; encoded by the coding sequence ATGGCTTCAAAGAAAAATTACAAGGCAAAAAAGCGTCTTGAGTATAAAGCTCCTGATTTTACCGCTACCAATATTGAACTTGAATTCAACCTCTCTGATGAGTATACACAGGTAAAATCTGTAACCCGCTATCAGCGTTTAACCTCTGACAGAAAGGCAGCCTTACGCCTTGACGGTCAGGATCTTGAGCTTGTTGAGGTGCTGCTCAACGGTCATCCATGTGACTCCATGGTCGAGGGTGACTGCCTTGTCATTGAAAATGTACCTGATGATTTTGAGCTTACTGTTGAGACTGTCATTGCTCCTGCCTCAAATACCTCACTTATGGGTCTTTACAAGACTGACGGAGTGTTCTGCACTCAGTGTGAGCCAGAGGGCTTTAGACGCATCACTTACTTTTTAGACAGACCTGATGTTCTTGCCAAATACAAAGTTACCATAGTAAGTCCTGAGTATGGCTGCGGTGTGCTGCTCTCAAATGGTAATCTTGTGGCATCCGGCACTAAAAACGGCCGTAACTTCTGTACCTGGGAGGATCCTTTTCCAAAGCCATCCTATCTGTTTGCGCTGGTGGCAGGATCTTTTGATATTATTAAAGATACCTATAAAACCAAGTCAGGTCGCAATGTATCTTTAGAGCTGTATGTGGACAGAGGCGCCTATGAGCGTGGACTGTGGGCCATGGAGAGCATCAAGCAGTCTATGAAGTGGGATGAGAGTCGCTTTAACCTTGAGTATGATCTTGATAACTTTAAAGTAGTGGCTGTTGATTTCTTCAATCAGGGCGCTATGGAGAACAAGGGTCTTAATATTTTCAACTCAATCTATGTCCTTGTTGATCCGCATACTGCCACCGATACCAATTATTTTAATGTGCAAAGTGTGATTGGCCATGAGTATTTTCACAACTATACAGGCGACAGAGTAACACTGCGTGACTGGTTCCAGCTGTCTTTAAAGGAAAGTCTTACTGTATTTAGAGATCAGGAATTCTCATCAGATGTAGCCTCACGTGCTCTGACAAGACTGCAGTCCATTGATGTCATACGCGGCACACAGTTTGCAGAGGATGCAGGTCCTATGGCTCATCCTGTGCGCCCTGAAAAGGTTATGGAGATGAATAACTTCTATACCGTGACTATTTATGACAAGGGCGCAGAAGTTATACGCATGATCCATACCATCTTAGGTGAAGAGGCCTTTATCAAGGCTGTCAATGACTATCTGACCCGCTATGACGGACAGGCTGCGACCATTGAGGACTTTATTGTCTCCATGGAGGTCTCATCTAAAAAGGATCTGGCTCAGTTCAGACTGTGGTATACACAGGCAGGTACCCCGCATGTGCGCGCCAGCTGGGAGTTTGACGAGCAAAGCTCACTCTTTACTTTAAATCTAAGTCAGACTCTTGAGTGCGGTGTGCCTTTAAAAAATGCCAGTGCCATGTATATTCCTATAAGAATGTGCTTTATAGATGGTAAGGGCAATATACAAAACTCACCTGAGCTTGATGAGAGCGGTATTTTAATTTTTAATCAGGATGAGCAGAGCTATACCTTTACCAACTTGAGTGCCGATACTCTGCCTGTGCTGTTTATGGACTTTTCAGCTCCTGTAAAATGCTTTGCTCCATATACTGATGATGACTACAGTCTCATGCTCAAGAATGTAGCCGATCCATTTATTAAAAAGGACAGTGCTACATCTTTAATCAATAACTATGTACATGGCCACATTGACAAGATTGCCTCAGGCGGCACACTGCCAGATCCTGTTGCCATCATCGATGCCATTGGCTTTTTACTCACCGACAAGAGCGTTGATCCGCTTTTAGTCTGTGAGCTTATCAAGATCCCATCAGTCAATGAACTGATTGAAACCTTCAAGGTTGTAGATCTTGACTCACTTATTGCCATAAGAGACTTTATTGAAAAGCAGGTGGCTCTGAGCTTGGCTGATACCTTCAAGACTGTTTATGAGAACAACAGACTGCGCGGCTCATATAAGTATAATATAAAGGATGCCTCAAAACGTGCTCTGCGCAACAGCGCTCTGTATATGTTAGCTCTTGCCAGAAAAGAGAGTGAGAAAGTGGCAGAGGCCGATGCTCTGGTGTTGTCTCACTATGAAAAAGCCAACAATTTTACAGACAAGCTTGCAGCCATGACCTGCGCTGTACATCTTGAGCTGCCATGCAAGGGACTGATTTTAGAGAACTTTGAGAGCAAGTGGCAGCATGATGCCTTAGTCTTTGACAATTTCTTTAGAGTGCAGGGCTCAGCCCCATCCGAGGAGACTGTCTATACAGTAAGAAAACTGATGCGTCACAAGAGATTTGACAAAATCAATCCAAACCGCGTCAGAGCATTGATAGGCTCTCTGGCCTTTAACA
- a CDS encoding carboxy terminal-processing peptidase, with translation MFKLNKLALLVPLCLCFGVQAKLNVPQSIDELPVLAQDNLHSVVCSRTANYFLRAHYKAVKLDNAFADNVIAQYLSYLDYNKSLYLQSEVDEIYNNRAEILKAIELCNLTYPYALYNENIKKRFKKYSFYLEKLKSGFDVDTDGVIEMDRSESAYFTSRQQLEDQWLKELKNEYINQILQGKSDEKAKERLKKRFESALSRLVQVETEDVFSTFENAFATAIDPHTSYLSKQASENFNDDINLSLEGIGAVLMADDEFTVINSLVAGSPAELSKKLKPKDKIVGVRQEDGTYDDIIGWRLNDVVKKIKGPKGSAVYLDIERDEGSTQKNFTVKLIRDKIKLQDRAAKGEVKLAGKDKVGVLSIKSFYTDLHKDIKKELEKLKKENISSLVIDLRSNGGGLLPEATSSTGLFIKDGPIVLVRDVVGNIMPQVDTDESVAYDGPIVVLINRLSASSSEIMAAALRDYGRAVIIGDTSFGKGTVQQNKHLARVYDYANEDYGSVHYTIAKFYRINGNSTQLKGVVPDITFPGLVDNTQVGERVEKNALNWDKIDSVDYQGYLNIDAYVPELTLRHNNRVKDNLAFRIMREDMDRYLALKEKKVLSVNLDKRRQMKDLEDKIALENTNSRLKEMGKDPVKKVDDLPDDFEFPDALLNEAVNIASDFATLSSSKVHSAQNTPIFTMYSVSNKQDNSIESTN, from the coding sequence GTGTTTAAGTTAAATAAGCTGGCACTGCTTGTTCCTTTATGCCTGTGTTTTGGTGTGCAGGCAAAGCTCAATGTGCCACAGTCTATTGATGAACTGCCGGTTCTGGCTCAGGACAATCTGCATTCTGTAGTCTGTTCACGTACTGCCAATTATTTTTTAAGGGCCCATTATAAGGCTGTTAAGCTTGATAATGCTTTTGCCGACAATGTTATTGCTCAGTACCTGTCTTATTTGGACTATAACAAAAGCCTCTATCTGCAGTCTGAAGTAGATGAGATCTATAACAACAGAGCCGAGATTTTAAAGGCCATTGAGCTGTGCAATCTCACCTATCCATATGCTCTGTACAATGAAAATATCAAAAAGCGTTTTAAAAAGTACTCTTTTTACCTTGAGAAGTTAAAGTCTGGCTTTGATGTTGACACCGATGGTGTTATTGAAATGGACAGAAGTGAGTCTGCCTATTTTACAAGCAGGCAGCAGCTTGAGGATCAGTGGTTAAAAGAGCTTAAAAACGAGTATATCAATCAGATTCTGCAGGGTAAGAGTGATGAAAAGGCTAAAGAGCGTTTAAAAAAGCGCTTTGAGTCAGCGCTGTCCCGCCTGGTTCAGGTTGAGACTGAAGATGTGTTCTCCACCTTTGAAAACGCTTTTGCTACAGCCATAGATCCACATACAAGCTATCTGTCAAAGCAGGCCTCTGAAAACTTCAATGACGATATCAATCTGTCACTTGAGGGTATTGGTGCCGTGCTGATGGCTGATGATGAGTTTACAGTTATCAATTCTTTAGTGGCAGGATCACCTGCTGAGCTGTCAAAGAAGCTCAAGCCAAAGGATAAGATTGTAGGTGTGCGTCAGGAGGACGGTACCTATGATGATATTATAGGCTGGAGACTTAATGACGTTGTAAAGAAGATTAAAGGTCCAAAGGGCAGTGCCGTCTATCTTGATATTGAAAGAGATGAGGGCTCAACACAGAAGAACTTTACAGTAAAGCTCATACGCGACAAGATTAAACTGCAGGACAGAGCTGCCAAGGGTGAAGTCAAACTTGCAGGCAAGGACAAGGTTGGCGTACTGTCAATCAAGAGCTTCTATACCGATCTGCACAAGGATATTAAAAAAGAGCTTGAAAAGCTCAAAAAGGAGAATATTTCCTCGCTCGTTATTGATTTAAGATCAAACGGCGGTGGTCTGCTGCCTGAGGCTACATCTTCTACCGGTCTGTTTATAAAAGACGGTCCTATTGTGCTTGTGCGCGATGTTGTAGGCAATATCATGCCGCAGGTTGATACAGATGAGTCTGTAGCCTATGACGGTCCAATTGTGGTTTTAATCAATCGTCTGTCAGCCTCAAGCTCTGAGATTATGGCAGCTGCACTGCGTGATTACGGCAGGGCTGTGATTATAGGTGATACCTCATTTGGCAAGGGTACAGTACAGCAGAACAAGCATTTGGCCCGCGTCTATGATTATGCCAATGAGGATTATGGCTCTGTACATTATACTATAGCCAAGTTCTACAGAATCAACGGCAATTCAACTCAGTTAAAGGGCGTGGTACCTGACATTACCTTCCCAGGTCTTGTGGATAATACACAGGTGGGCGAGCGCGTCGAGAAAAATGCACTTAACTGGGATAAGATTGACAGCGTGGATTATCAGGGATATCTGAATATTGATGCCTATGTACCAGAGCTGACACTGCGTCATAACAACCGCGTAAAAGACAATCTGGCCTTTAGAATTATGCGTGAGGATATGGACAGATATCTTGCGCTAAAAGAGAAAAAGGTGTTAAGCGTCAATCTTGACAAGAGACGTCAGATGAAGGATCTTGAGGATAAGATAGCTCTTGAAAACACTAATTCCCGTTTAAAGGAGATGGGAAAAGATCCGGTCAAGAAGGTGGATGATCTGCCAGATGACTTTGAATTCCCTGATGCTCTGTTAAATGAGGCAGTAAATATTGCAAGTGACTTTGCAACGCTAAGTTCAAGTAAGGTGCACAGTGCACAGAACACTCCGATTTTTACCATGTACAGTGTTTCGAACAAACAAGACAACAGCATAGAAAGTACAAATTAA
- the proQ gene encoding RNA chaperone ProQ, whose protein sequence is METQDIKEKEEVVKTESAVATDKSQAVEGGSRFEHINEALELLYTHFPKCFIKEGNAKPLKIGILDDLKNRIGDIEGMSISKARAAVRLYTTRLRYYYCVKEGEDRIDLDGNAVEKVTAEHASYAKERFDEINAKRKPAPKKNNKKPFNKDDRGGKKPFNRNAGAKRPRPRLVKATVDDLKAGREVLVSTNGRHVKGVVKQDASASSVTVTLDTGATVTLLIERVLIAQK, encoded by the coding sequence GTGGAAACCCAGGATATCAAAGAGAAAGAAGAAGTGGTTAAAACTGAGAGCGCTGTTGCAACTGACAAGAGTCAGGCTGTAGAGGGAGGCTCACGTTTTGAACATATCAATGAGGCATTAGAGCTTTTATATACTCATTTTCCAAAGTGCTTTATCAAAGAGGGTAATGCCAAGCCGTTAAAGATTGGCATTTTAGATGATCTCAAGAACAGAATAGGCGACATTGAGGGCATGTCTATATCAAAAGCCCGCGCCGCTGTTCGTTTATACACAACCCGTCTGCGCTACTATTACTGCGTAAAGGAGGGCGAGGATCGTATCGATTTAGACGGCAATGCTGTAGAGAAGGTTACTGCAGAGCATGCCTCCTATGCCAAAGAGCGTTTTGATGAAATCAATGCCAAGCGCAAACCTGCTCCTAAAAAGAATAATAAAAAGCCATTTAACAAAGATGACAGAGGCGGCAAAAAGCCATTTAATCGCAATGCAGGTGCCAAGCGTCCAAGACCGCGTCTTGTCAAGGCCACTGTTGATGATCTAAAGGCAGGTCGCGAGGTTTTGGTTTCAACCAACGGCCGTCACGTTAAGGGCGTTGTCAAGCAGGATGCTTCAGCTAGCAGTGTGACTGTAACTTTAGATACAGGTGCAACTGTAACACTGCTGATTGAAAGAGTTCTAATCGCTCAGAAATAA
- a CDS encoding methyl-accepting chemotaxis protein, with amino-acid sequence MNWIFDINTKLKLLLSFLIVVVLTITISATSAVSNSSASDTAEEISQVLQKSYGRVSNTQQALQLLNMQAIMFFYEDDEITKSTVESYIKETTARIDSLHNTVAIMNENIIGTRASSAQYKQNILDLKALTDKYAQSYDLDVIAPLKAGDVNRAVNNYFNKTQKLFFACDAKFKALIDEQVKTAIVYAKDASDPTLMYIGLTFAAFSVVFALAIAFAISGYISRHLNQTIDYCTNIADGNLDFKVAPSYNDDFGRASKAIEAMRSSLNETLTLVLHRTNHTQNSLHELQKVTGTIVEHANSTESQSVTVAAASDEMVSTTTDIARNCENASLSSENSKNITTNGEQKVREAVMGIQEQSRNVQNGADIVKILAQKSFDIGSIVNTIEEIAAQTNLLALNAAIEAARAGEAGRGFAVVADEVRALASRTSRSTQEISNMVTDIQNDANKATESINQSVESMNQLSDEASSIETIFQDITSHVIDVNAQITQIATAAEEQSTATHEISTNIQGITTLTEDVANYAQKADNEILSTIEKLESLKEKLSFFTLQK; translated from the coding sequence ATGAACTGGATCTTTGATATTAATACAAAACTTAAGCTTTTACTGTCTTTTTTAATTGTTGTAGTCTTAACCATCACAATCTCGGCCACTTCGGCAGTATCAAATTCTTCAGCGTCTGATACAGCAGAGGAGATCTCGCAGGTTCTGCAAAAATCCTATGGGCGTGTATCAAATACACAGCAGGCACTGCAGCTTTTAAATATGCAGGCCATTATGTTCTTTTATGAAGATGATGAGATTACAAAAAGCACAGTCGAGTCCTATATAAAAGAGACCACGGCAAGAATTGACTCTCTGCACAATACTGTTGCCATTATGAATGAAAATATCATTGGCACCAGAGCCTCATCTGCGCAGTATAAACAGAATATTCTAGATCTCAAGGCCCTGACAGATAAGTATGCTCAGTCCTATGATCTTGATGTAATAGCACCACTTAAGGCAGGTGACGTCAACCGTGCTGTAAACAATTACTTTAACAAGACTCAAAAACTCTTTTTTGCCTGCGATGCCAAATTCAAGGCTCTTATTGATGAGCAGGTAAAAACAGCTATTGTCTATGCCAAGGATGCAAGCGATCCTACACTTATGTATATAGGTCTTACCTTTGCCGCCTTCTCTGTAGTCTTTGCCCTGGCTATTGCCTTTGCTATTTCTGGCTATATCAGCAGACATTTAAATCAGACTATTGACTACTGCACCAACATTGCAGATGGCAATCTTGATTTTAAGGTAGCCCCATCCTATAACGATGATTTTGGCAGGGCCAGCAAGGCCATTGAAGCTATGCGCAGTTCACTTAATGAAACACTGACTTTAGTGCTGCACAGAACCAATCATACCCAGAACTCACTGCATGAGCTGCAGAAGGTCACAGGTACCATTGTTGAGCATGCCAACAGCACCGAGTCTCAGTCTGTAACAGTGGCTGCCGCCTCTGATGAGATGGTTTCTACCACTACAGATATTGCCAGAAACTGTGAAAATGCCTCTTTATCTTCAGAGAACTCCAAAAATATCACTACAAATGGTGAGCAGAAGGTGCGTGAGGCCGTCATGGGTATACAGGAGCAGAGCCGCAATGTGCAAAACGGTGCCGATATAGTTAAAATCCTAGCCCAGAAGAGCTTTGATATTGGCTCAATTGTAAATACCATTGAGGAAATTGCAGCTCAGACCAACCTTTTAGCCTTAAATGCCGCCATTGAGGCTGCCCGTGCCGGTGAGGCTGGTCGTGGCTTTGCTGTGGTTGCCGATGAGGTGCGTGCCCTTGCCTCAAGAACATCACGCTCCACACAGGAAATTTCCAACATGGTGACAGACATTCAAAATGATGCCAACAAGGCTACAGAGTCTATCAATCAGAGCGTGGAGAGCATGAATCAGCTCTCAGATGAGGCAAGCTCCATTGAGACTATATTCCAGGATATTACCTCTCATGTTATTGATGTAAATGCCCAGATTACTCAGATTGCAACTGCAGCTGAGGAGCAGTCAACTGCAACCCATGAGATCTCAACCAATATTCAGGGTATTACCACACTTACAGAGGATGTTGCCAATTATGCCCAAAAGGCTGACAATGAGATTTTAAGCACTATTGAAAAGCTTGAGTCCTTAAAAGAGAAGCTCTCATTCTTTACTTTGCAAAAATAA
- a CDS encoding DEAD/DEAH box helicase family protein, with product MSNFQFLEKQQNFNSFSSQAVKAEKMLLVDPDSSILQSRVTLEKATAWVFSVDKTLKDFKGSTTFDCLTYPKFRALIGQQLLDRLHLIRKAGNNVAHGKMSFRFDQAVIVLNLLYDYCDWIDQIYGNGQTYHRFNAAIYTTASTAKVNTQIAVAPVVAPHITVTETVKTVSASGSALKSTLSESKNIQKEVLSLRKTYTKDAIDNLNKDKKVKQQSYVKPQSTISEADTRKFFIDTRLRDCGWKEGVDWINEFKISDLGVNATDSGRADYVLLDDDRTPLAVIEAKSTSESVETGRYQAKLYADALEKKYGVKPVIFLSNGLEIRMSNDGYAERKVSTFFSKSDLQSLMFNRRHRETIDTFDVSDICNRYYQKEAITAACHHFSQNFRKALLVMATGSGKTRTVLGLIKVLTERGWVKNVLFLADRTSLVSQAYSAAKLNLKSYPLSNLCSEKKEDRDTGARIIFSTYQTMIGTIDKELDKNGVRLFTPGHFDLIICDEAHRSIYNRYKDIFDYFDSLLVGLTATPKDDIGRNTYKIFDLEDGDPNYYYSLEQAVKDEYLVDYSTFEIDTTFLTRGIDYKSLSDDDKEQYEELFSDEDGFIPEAISSKAINDWLFNKDTIRKILHRLMESGIRIDSGNTIGKTIIFARNHQHAEVIKAVFHEQYSSYSNEFCSVIDTHIKFYDALIEEFKKKDGKIQIAISVDMLDTGIDVPECVNLVFFKPVYSLAKFWQMIGRGTRLCPKLIDGEDKDCFYIFDACQNFEFFRTNKKGIKTKNRPSLEHRTFQIRLNLLKAMQLNQDIESEDYQKQTIDDLIAKVRTINKKSFASLGHEQAIVNFSDSKAYLSLADSDIQSAVDELGRLIVSDSSDHISARRFDHLMYGLEYDFVAAKTSGFKMRLKYLREIAVALSEINIKEVIEKRALLDNLLDDKYIQSLTLADYEDIRKQLRKLCIYIDNNSTITHKITDFEDEVEKVNVVELVTTHSTEQDSHFEPYKNRIERYVREHKDEGVLYKIHHNMELNEDDIILLEEIAYTKLGTKNEYTKTYQDKDLGLLIRSITGLDMQSAKKVFSEFLDGSLNTQQTQFILMIVEYIVKNGLMESAAVLIEENPFKQQNIGNIFKDRIDVIQQIRSKIESIKNNALVN from the coding sequence ATGAGCAATTTTCAGTTTTTAGAAAAACAACAGAACTTTAATTCATTTTCATCTCAGGCTGTAAAAGCCGAGAAGATGCTTTTAGTTGATCCTGACTCCTCAATACTGCAAAGTCGAGTAACTCTTGAAAAAGCAACGGCCTGGGTTTTCTCTGTTGACAAAACATTAAAGGATTTTAAGGGATCAACAACCTTTGACTGCCTTACTTATCCAAAATTTAGAGCTCTTATAGGTCAGCAACTTTTAGACAGGCTGCATCTTATAAGAAAAGCTGGCAATAACGTGGCCCACGGTAAAATGTCTTTTAGATTTGACCAAGCCGTTATTGTGTTAAATCTTCTATATGATTATTGTGACTGGATTGACCAGATCTATGGAAACGGCCAGACATATCATCGTTTCAATGCAGCTATATATACTACTGCATCTACAGCCAAGGTAAATACTCAAATTGCTGTTGCACCTGTCGTTGCACCACATATAACAGTCACAGAGACTGTAAAAACAGTATCAGCCTCAGGATCTGCTTTAAAATCAACTCTCAGCGAGAGTAAAAATATACAAAAAGAGGTTCTTAGTTTACGAAAGACTTATACAAAAGATGCTATTGATAATCTAAATAAAGACAAGAAGGTAAAACAGCAGAGCTATGTAAAGCCTCAAAGTACAATATCTGAGGCCGATACACGTAAATTCTTTATAGATACAAGATTAAGAGACTGTGGATGGAAAGAAGGCGTAGACTGGATAAATGAGTTTAAAATCAGTGACCTTGGCGTTAATGCAACAGATAGTGGCAGGGCTGACTATGTCCTCTTAGATGATGATCGTACCCCTTTGGCTGTAATTGAGGCTAAAAGTACATCTGAAAGTGTTGAAACAGGACGTTATCAGGCCAAGCTTTATGCCGATGCCCTGGAAAAGAAATATGGTGTAAAACCGGTTATCTTTTTAAGCAATGGGCTTGAGATTAGAATGTCCAATGATGGCTATGCAGAAAGAAAGGTATCCACCTTCTTCTCAAAGAGCGATCTGCAGTCATTGATGTTTAACAGGCGCCATAGAGAGACTATAGATACCTTTGATGTCTCTGATATTTGTAACAGATACTATCAGAAAGAGGCAATAACAGCGGCATGTCACCATTTTTCTCAAAACTTTAGAAAGGCTTTGCTTGTTATGGCAACAGGCAGTGGCAAGACAAGAACTGTTTTAGGACTTATAAAGGTGCTTACAGAGCGTGGCTGGGTAAAAAATGTACTGTTTTTAGCAGACAGAACATCACTTGTATCTCAGGCCTATAGTGCTGCTAAACTTAATTTAAAATCATATCCTCTGTCTAATTTATGCTCTGAGAAGAAAGAGGATAGAGATACTGGTGCCAGAATTATTTTTTCTACTTATCAGACCATGATAGGCACCATAGATAAAGAGCTTGATAAAAACGGTGTCAGACTTTTCACCCCAGGTCACTTTGATCTTATTATATGTGACGAGGCTCATCGCTCTATCTATAATCGTTATAAGGATATATTTGACTACTTTGATTCACTGCTGGTCGGTCTTACTGCAACACCTAAGGATGATATAGGCAGAAATACCTATAAGATCTTTGATCTTGAGGATGGCGATCCTAACTATTATTACTCACTTGAGCAGGCTGTAAAAGATGAATATCTTGTAGATTACTCGACATTTGAGATAGATACTACATTTTTAACCAGAGGTATTGATTATAAAAGTCTTAGTGATGATGACAAGGAGCAGTATGAGGAGCTATTTTCAGATGAAGATGGCTTTATCCCAGAGGCTATCTCAAGTAAGGCTATAAACGACTGGCTTTTTAACAAGGATACAATAAGAAAGATTTTACATCGTCTGATGGAAAGTGGCATTAGGATTGATAGTGGCAATACAATTGGCAAGACTATTATCTTTGCCAGAAATCATCAGCATGCAGAGGTGATAAAAGCTGTTTTTCATGAGCAATACTCTTCTTATAGCAATGAGTTCTGCTCAGTAATAGATACACATATCAAGTTTTATGATGCACTTATTGAAGAGTTTAAAAAGAAAGATGGCAAAATACAGATAGCTATATCTGTAGATATGCTAGATACTGGCATAGATGTGCCTGAGTGCGTTAATCTTGTCTTTTTCAAACCTGTGTACTCTTTAGCCAAATTCTGGCAGATGATAGGCCGTGGTACCAGACTTTGTCCTAAGCTTATTGATGGTGAAGATAAAGATTGTTTTTATATCTTTGATGCCTGCCAGAACTTTGAATTTTTCAGAACCAATAAAAAAGGTATTAAAACCAAGAATAGACCGTCACTTGAGCATAGAACCTTTCAGATAAGACTTAATCTGTTAAAGGCTATGCAGTTAAATCAGGATATAGAGTCAGAGGACTATCAGAAACAGACTATAGATGATTTGATAGCCAAGGTACGTACTATTAATAAAAAGTCTTTTGCATCCCTAGGCCATGAGCAGGCTATAGTTAATTTTTCAGATAGCAAAGCTTATCTATCATTAGCAGACAGCGATATTCAAAGTGCGGTAGATGAGCTTGGCAGGCTCATTGTCAGTGACTCATCAGATCATATAAGCGCCAGACGCTTTGATCATCTCATGTATGGTCTTGAATATGATTTTGTAGCAGCTAAGACTTCTGGCTTTAAAATGAGGCTTAAATATTTAAGAGAAATAGCTGTAGCCTTAAGTGAAATCAATATTAAAGAGGTTATAGAGAAAAGAGCTCTTCTTGATAATCTGCTTGATGATAAATACATACAGAGCCTTACTCTTGCAGATTATGAGGACATAAGAAAACAGCTGCGCAAACTGTGTATCTATATAGATAATAACAGTACTATTACTCATAAAATCACAGATTTTGAGGATGAAGTTGAAAAGGTGAATGTTGTTGAACTGGTAACAACTCACAGCACCGAACAGGATAGTCACTTTGAGCCTTACAAGAACAGAATTGAGAGATATGTAAGGGAGCATAAGGACGAGGGAGTTTTATACAAAATTCACCATAATATGGAGCTTAATGAGGATGACATTATCCTTTTAGAGGAGATTGCCTATACCAAGCTTGGAACTAAAAATGAATATACCAAGACCTATCAGGATAAGGATCTGGGGCTTTTGATCAGAAGTATTACCGGTCTTGATATGCAGTCAGCCAAGAAGGTATTTTCGGAGTTCCTTGATGGCAGTTTAAATACTCAGCAGACTCAGTTTATCTTAATGATAGTAGAATACATTGTAAAAAATGGTCTTATGGAAAGTGCTGCTGTGTTAATTGAGGAAAATCCTTTTAAACAGCAGAACATTGGCAATATTTTCAAAGATCGTATAGATGTTATACAACAAATAAGATCTAAAATAGAAAGCATAAAAAACAATGCTCTTGTAAACTAG